A stretch of Panthera tigris isolate Pti1 chromosome E2, P.tigris_Pti1_mat1.1, whole genome shotgun sequence DNA encodes these proteins:
- the CACNG8 gene encoding voltage-dependent calcium channel gamma-8 subunit, producing MTIAISTDYWLYTRAFICNTTNLTAGDDAPAHRGGSGSSEKKDPGGLTHSGLWRICCLEGLKRGVCVKINHFPEDTDYDHDSAEYLLRVVRASSIFPILSAILLLLGGVCVAASRVYKSKRNIILGAGILFVAAGLSNIIGVIVYISANAGEPGPKRDEEKKNHYSYGWSFYFGGLSFILAEVIGVLAVNIYIERSREAHCQSRSDLLKAGGGAGGSGGSGPSAILRLPSYRFRYRRRSRSSSRSSEPSPSRDASPGGAGGPGFASTDISMYTLSRDPSKGSVAAGLAGAGGGGGGGGGAGGAYGGAAAGAGGGGGAGAERDRGGAPGFLTLHNAFPKEAGGGVTVTVTGPPAAPAPAPPAPAAPAPGTLAKEAAASNTNTLNRKTTPV from the exons ATGACCATCGCCATCAGCACCGACTACTGGCTGTACACGCGCGCCTTCATCTGCAACACCACCAACCTCACGGCCGGCGACGACGCGCCGGCCCACCGCGGGGGCAGCGGCTCCTCGGAGAAGAAGGACCCCGGCGGCCTCACCCACTCGGGGCTCTGGAGGATATGCTGCCTGGAAG GGTTGAAAAGAGGTGTCTGCGTGAAGATCAACCATTTCCCGGAGGACACGGACTACGACCATGACAGCGCGGAGTATCTGCTCC GAGTCGTCCGGGCCTCCAGCATCTTTCCCATCCTCAGCGCCATCCTGCTGCTGCTCGGGGGCGTGTGCGTGGCGGCCTCCCGGGTCTACAAATCCAAGAGGAACATCATTCTGGGCGCAGGGATCCTGTTCGTGgcagcag GCCTGAGCAACATCATCGGCGTGATCGTGTACATCTCGGCCAACGCGGGCGAGCCGGGTCCGAAGCGGGACGAGGAGAAGAAGAACCACTACTCGTACGGCTGGTCCTTCTACTTCGGCGGGCTGTCGTTCATCCTGGCCGAGGTGATCGGCGTGCTGGCCGTCAACATCTACATCGAGCGCAGCCGCGAGGCGCACTGCCAGTCTCGCTCGGACCTGCTCAAGGCcggcgggggcgcgggcggcAGTGGCGGGAGCGGCCCCTCGGCCATCCTCCGTCTGCCCAGTTACCGCTTCCGCTACCGCCGCCGCTCCCGCTCTAGCTCCCGCTCCAGCGAGCCGTCGCCGTCGCGGGACGCGTCTCCCGGCGGCGCCGGGGGCCCGGGCTTCGCCTCCACGGACATCTCCATGTACACTCTCAGCCGCGACCCGTCCAAGGGCAGCGTGGCCGCGGGGCTGGCgggggccggcggcggcggcggcggcggtggcggagCCGGCGGGGCGTACGGCGgcgcggcggcgggcgcgggcggcggcggcggggcgggcgccGAGCGGGACCGCGGGGGGGCGCCCGGCTTCCTCACGCTGCACAATGCCTTCCCCAAGGAGGCGGGCGGCGGGGTCACGGTCACGGTCACCGGGccgcccgccgcgcccgcccccgccccgcctgcGCCCGCGGCGCCAGCCCCCGGGACCCTGGCCAAGGAGGCCGCCGCCTCCAACACCAACACGCTCAACAGGAAAACCACGCCGGTGTAG